In Microtus pennsylvanicus isolate mMicPen1 chromosome 12, mMicPen1.hap1, whole genome shotgun sequence, the following proteins share a genomic window:
- the LOC142832228 gene encoding complement C3-like, whose amino-acid sequence MGPASGPQLLLLLLASSPLALGSPMYSIITPNVLRLESEETIVLEAHEAQNDVPVSVSVHDFPKKQVLTSEKTVLTGATRHLGTVTIKIPASKEFQTNKGQKYVTVVASFGQTVVEKVVLVSFQSGYLFIQTDKTIYTPGSTVLYRIFTVDDELLPVARTVVITIETPDGVPIKRDTLSSQNQYGILPFSWNIPELVNMGQWKIRAFYEHAPQQIFTAQFEVKEYVLPSFEVLVNLEKPFYYIDDPKGLEVSISARFLYGKNVDGMAFVIFGVQDGDRKFSLSQSLQRVVIDNGWGEAVLQRQTLLDGVRPSNADALVGKSLYVSVTVILNSGSDMVEAERSGIAIVTSPYQIHFTKTPKFFKPAMPFDIKVFVTNPDGSPAPRVPIVIEGVDSQAVTQDDGVARLSVNTPNNRNRLTITVRTKDSGILDTRQATNTMTAQPYGTMHNSNNYLHLAVSREELKPGDNLRVNFHLRTDPGQEAKIRYYTYLIMNKGKLLKAGRQVREPGQDLVVLALPITPDFIPSFRLVAYYTLIGANGQREVVADSVWVDVKDSCVGTLVVKGDPRDNRQLAPGQQTTLRIEGNQGARVGLVAVDKGVFVLNKKNKLTQSKIWDVVEKADIGCTPGSGKDYAGVFADAGLAFKTNEGLQTEQRTNSECIKPAARRRRSVQLTEKRMDKAGQYTDKGLRKCCEDGMRDIPMRFSCQRRARFISKGESCVKAFIDCCNYITALRQKHQRDQVLGLARSDMDEDIMPEEDIVSRSQFPESWLWTIEELKEPEKNGISTKVMNIFLKDSITTWEILAVSLSDKKGICVADPYEITVMQDFFIDLRLPYSVVRNEQVEIRAVLFNYRENDKLKVRVELLYNPAFCSLATAKKRYYQIVEIPPKSSVAVPYVIVPLKIGLQEVEVKAAVFGQFISDGVKKTLKVVPEGIRVNKTVITRTLNPEKLGKDGVQREDVPAADLSDQVPDTDSETRILLQGTPVVQMVEDAVDAERLKHLIVTPSGCGEQNMIGMTPTVIAVHYLDQTEQWEKFGLEKRQESLELIKKGYTQQLAYKQPSFAYAAFRDRAPSTWLTAYVVKVFSLAANLIAVDSQVLCGAVKWLILEKQKPDGVFQEDGPVIAQQMIGGFRNTKEADVSLTAFVLIALQEAREICEGQINSLPGSINKAGEYIEASYLNLQRPYTVAIAGYALALMGKLEEPYLSKFLNTAKDRNRWEEPGQQLYNVEATSYALLALLLLKDFDSVPPVVRWLNEQRYYGGGYGSTQATFMVFQALAQYQTDVPDHKELNMDVSFHLPSRSAPTMFRLLWETGSLLRSEETKHNEAFSLTAKGKGEGTLSVVTVYHAKAKGKAACKKFNLRVTIEPAPDTAKKPEDAKRTMTLSICTRYLGDVDATMSILDISMMTGFVPDTKDLERLSTGVDRYISKYEMNSAFSTKNTLIIYLEKISHSEEECLSFNVHQYFNVGLIQPGSVKVYSYYNLEESCTQFYHVDKEDGMLSKLCHNEMCRCAEENCFMHQSQDKVSLNDRLEKACEPGVDYVYRTRLVATKLSNDFDEYVMTIEQIIKSGSDEVQVGQERTFISHIKCRQSLKLQNKKQYLLWGLSSDLWGEKPNTSYIIGKDTWVELWPEAEECQDEENQKQCENLGAFTETMVVFGCPN is encoded by the exons ATGGGACCTGCTTCAGGgccccagctgctgctgctgctgcttgccAGCTCCCCCCTGGCTCTGGGGAGTCCCAT GTATTCCATCATCACCCCCAATGTCCTGAGGCTGGAGAGCGAAGAGACCATCGTGCTGGAGGCCCATGAGGCACAGAACGACGTCCCAGTATCAGTATCTGTGCACGATTTCCCAAAGAAGCAGGTGCTGACCAGCGAGAAGACAGTGCTGACAGGCGCCACTAGACACCTGGGCACCGTAACAATCAAG ATTCCCGCCAGTAAGGAGTTCCAGACAAATAAGGGGCAAAAGTATGTGACAGTGGTGGCAAGCTTCGGGCAAACGGTGGTGGAGAAAGTGGTGCTGGTGAGCTTCCAGAGTGGGTACCTCTTCATCCAGACAGACAAGACCATCTACACCCCAGGCTCCACGG TCCTCTATCGGATCTTCACCGTAGACGACGAGCTACTGCCCGTGGCCAGGACGGTTGTCATCACCATTGAG ACCCCTGATGGCGTGCCCATCAAGAGAGACACTCTGTCTTCCCAAAACCAGTATGGCATCTTACCCTTCTCTTGGAACATTCCAGAACTGGTCAA CATGGGACAGTGGAAGATCCGAGCCTTCTACGAGCATGCACCACAGCAGATCTTCACCGCACAGTTTGAGGTGAAGGAGTATG TGCTGCCCAGTTTCGAGGTCCTGGTGAACCTTGAAAAGCCATTTTATTACATCGACGACCCAAAGGGACTGGAAGTTTCCATCTCGGCCAG GTTCCTGTATGGAAAGAACGTGGACGGGATGGCCTTCGTGATCTTTGGGGTccaggatggagacaggaagtttTCTCTGTCCCAATCCCTCCAGCGCGTGGTG ATTGATAATGGTTGGGGGGAGGCAGTGCTCCAACGACAGACACTGCTGGATGGGGTACGGCCCTCCAACGCTGATGCCCTGGTGGGGAAGTCCCTGTATGTCTCAGTCACTGTCATCCTGAACTCAG GTAGTGACATGGTGGAGGCAGAGCGCAGTGGGATCGCGATTGTCACCTCCCCGTACCAGATCCACTTCACCAAGACACCCAAATTCTTCAAGCCAGCCATGCCCTTTGACATCAAG GTGTTTGTGACCAACCCTGATGGCTCTCCAGCCCCCCGAGTGCCCATCGTCATTGAAGGAGTTGACTCACAGGCTGTCACCCAAGATGATGGTGTGGCCAGGCTGAGTGTCAACACACCCAACAACCGCAATAGACTGACCATCACA GTACGCACTAAGGACAGTGGTATCCTGGATACACGACAAGCAACCAACACCATGACGGCACAGCCCTATGGCACTATGCACAACTCCAACAACTACTTGCATCTGGCAGTGTCTCGTGAAGAGCTGAAACCAGGGGACAACCTCAGAGTCAACTTCCACCTTCGCACAGACCCGGGCCAAGAAGCCAAGATCCGCTACTACACCTACCTG ATTATGAACAAAGGGAAGCTACTGAAGGCAGGCCGCCAGGTTCGGGAGCCTGGCCAGGACCTGGTGGTCTTGGCCCTGCCTATCACCCCAgatttcattccttccttccgcCTGGTGGCTTACTACACCCTGATTGGAGCCAATGGCCagagggaggtggtggcagaCTCTGTGTGGGTGGATGTAAAGGATTCCTGTGTAGGCAcg CTGGTGGTGAAGGGTGACCCGAGAGATAACCGACAGCTGGCACCTGGGCAGCAAACAACACTCAGGATCGAGGGAAACCAAGGAGCCCGAGTGGGCCTGGTGGCTGTGGACAAGGGCGTGTTTGTGCTGAACAAGAAGAACAAACTCACTCAGAGCAAG ATCTGGGATGTGGTAGAGAAGGCAGACATCGGCTGCACCCCAGGCAGTGGAAAGGACTATGCGGGGGTCTTCGCAGATGCAGGACTGGCCTTCAAAACAAATGAAGGCCTGCAGACTGAGCAGAGAACGA ATTCAGAGTGCATCAAGCCAGCTGCCCGCCGCCGTCGCTCAGTACAGCTGACGGAGAAGAGGATGGACAAAG CGGGTCAGTACACGGACAAGGGTCTGCGGAAGTGTTGTGAGGATGGCATGCGCGATATCCCTATGAGGTTTTCCTGCCAGCGCCGGGCACGCTTCATCAGCAAGGGGGAGAGCTGTGTGAAGGCTTTTATAGACTGCTGCAACTACATCACCGCGCTTCGTCAGAAGCACCAGCGAGACCAAGTGCTGGGCCTGGCCAGGA GTGACATGGATGAAGACATAATGCCTGAAGAAGATATCGTCTCCCGAAGCCAGTTTCCAGAGAGCTGGTTGTGGACCATAGAGGAGTTGAAGGAACCAGAAAAGAATGG AATCTCCACGAAGGTCATGAACATCTTTCTCAAAGACTCCATCACCACCTGGGAGATTCTGGCAGTGAGCTTGTCAGATAAGAAAG GGATCTGTGTGGCGGACCCCTATGAGATCACAGTGATGCAGGATTTCTTCATCGACCTGAGGCTGCCCTACTCCGTGGTGCGCAACGAGCAGGTGGAGATCAGAGCTGTGCTCTTCAACTACCGTGAAAACGACAAGCTTAAG GTGAGGGTAGAACTGTTGTACAACCCAGCCTTCTGCAGCCTGGCCACCGCCAAGAAACGCTACTACCAGATCGTTGAAATCCCTCCCAAGTCCTCCGTGGCAGTGCCTTACGTCATTGTCCCCTTGAAGATCGGCCTCCAGGAGGTGGAGGTCAAGGCTGCTGTTTTTGGCCAGTTCATCAGTGATGGTGTCAAGAAGACCCTGAAGGTCGTG CCAGAAGGCATACGAGTCAACAAGACTGTGATCACCCGTACACTGAATCCAGAGAAGCTTGGCAAAg ACGGCGTGCAGAGGGAGGATGTGCCCGCTGCAGACCTCAGTGACCAAGTGCCGGACACGGACTCTGAGACCAGAATTCTCCTGCAAG GGACCCCAGTAGTTCAGATGGTCGAGGACGCCGTGGACGCAGAGCGGCTGAAACACCTGATCGTGACCCCCTCGGGCTGCGGGGAACAGAACATGATCGGCATGACCCCCACAGTCATTGCCGTGCACTACCTAGACCAGACAGAACAGTGGGAGAAGTTCGGcctggagaagaggcaggagtCTCTGGAGCTCATCAAGAAAG GGTACACCCAGCAACTGGCCTACAAACAGCCCAGTTTTGCCTATGCTGCCTTCAGGGACCGGGCACCCAGCACCTG GCTCACAGCCTACGTGGTCAAGGTGTTCTCTCTGGCTGCCAACCTCATTGCCGTCGACTCTCAGGTCCTGTGTGGGGCTGTTAAATGGCTGATTCTGGAGAAACAGAAGCCGGATGGAGTCTTTCAGGAGGACGGACCCGTGATTGCACAACAAATGATT GGTGGATTCCGGAACACCAAGGAGGCCGATGTGTCTCTCACAGCCTTCGTCCTCATAGCACTGCAGGAAGCCCGAGAAATCTGTGAGGGGCAGATCAAC AGCCTCCCTGGGAGCATCAACAAGGCAGGGGAGTACATCGAAGCCAGTTACCTGAACCTGCAGAGACCATACACAGTGGCCATTGCTGGGTATGCCCTGGCCCTGATGGGGAAACTGGAGGAGCCTTACCTCAGCAAGTTCCTGAACACAGCCAAAG ATCGGAACCGCTGGGAAGAGCCCGGCCAGCAGCTCTACAATGTGGAGGCCACGTCCTATGCCCTCCTggccctgctgctgctgaaagACTTCGACTCTGTGCCTCCTGTGGTCCGCTGGCTCAATGAGCAAAGATACTACGGGGGCGGCTACGGCTCCACGCAG GCGACCTTCATGGTATTCCAAGCCTTGGCCCAATACCAAACAGACGTCCCTGACCACAAGGAGTTGAACATGGACGTGTCCTTCCACCTTCCCAGCCGCAGCGCCCCAACCATGTTCCGCCTGCTCTGGGAAACTGGCAGCCTCTTACGATCAGAAGAG ACCAAGCATAACGAGGCCTTCTCTCTGACAGCCAAAGGAAAAGGCGAAGGCACATTGTCG GTAGTGACAGTGTATCATGCCAAAGCCAAAGGCAAAGCTGCCTGCAAGAAGTTCAACCTCAGGGTCACTATAGAACCAGCCCCTGACACAG CCAAAAAGCCCGAAGATGCCAAGAGAACCATGACCCTTAGCATCTGTACCAG GTACCTGGGAGATGTGGATGCAACCATGTCCATCTTGGACATCTCCATGATGACTGGATTTGTTCCAGACACAAAAGACCTGGAACGG CTGAGCACGGGAGTGGACAGATACATCTCCAAGTACGAGATGAACTCAGCCTTCTCCACCAAGAACACCCTCATCATCTACCTCGAAAAG ATCTCACACTCTGAAGAAGAATGTCTATCCTTCAACGTTCACCAGTACTTCAATGTGGGACTCATCCAGCCCGGGTCGGTCAAGGTCTACTCCTATTACAACCTGG AGGAATCCTGCACCCAGTTTTACCACGTGGATAAGGAGGATGGAATGCTGAGCAAGCTCTGCCACAATGAAATGTGCCGCTGTGCTGAGG AGAACTGCTTCATGCATCAGTCACAGGACAAGGTCAGCCTGAACGACCGGCTGGAAAAGGCTTGCGAACCTGGAGTGGACTACG TATACAGGACCAGGCTAGTTGCTACGAAGCTGTCTAATGACTTCGATGAGTATGTCATGACCATCGAGCAGATCATCAAGTCAG GCTCAGATGAGGTGCAGGTCGGGCAGGAACGCACGTTCATCAGCCACATCAAGTGTAGGCAATCCCTGAAGCTGCAGAACAAGAAGCAGTACCTCCTGTGGggcctgtcctctgacctctggggAGAGAAGCCCAA CACCAGCTACATCATTGGGAAGGATACTTGGGTGGAGCTCTGGCCCGAGGCTGAAGAATGCCAGGATGAGGAGAACCAGAAACAGTGTGAGAACCTCGGGGCATTCACAGAGACCATGGTGGTCTTCGGCTGCCCCAACTGA